Below is a genomic region from Eupeodes corollae chromosome 1, idEupCoro1.1, whole genome shotgun sequence.
tgtatttttgtttaaaaaaactcctacaaaatcaaatatttccAAGCTATATAGGTTAATTTGCTTTTAATAAGTTGGGTTTTAGGGCAGTTGTTACTTGTATTGTATTAGCATATAAAACCCCCTAAGTGCAAAGGGGTCAACTCGAATTATGTtaaattcttacttacttaaggtggagctatagtccggggtggacctgggcctcaaccaacatgtgtctccagccagctcggtccctagctagctgtctccagtttcgcacgccaagttggttgaggtcttctcccATCGGGGTGCgccatcctaagacgctcttatctttctttgacagggtccagacctcagcgccataaatgataaccgggatgatgagtctcttatagatggtgatttctgcttctcaattgccttctaagtccaaagaagcagcgatttgcaagagttattcttcgtttgatttcagcgctggtgacgttgtctgtgttaatagcggtgcctaggtagacaaagctCTTAGCTacatcaaagttatagctgtccatggtgacgtttggtacaagacgtcgttgtttagTGTCTGTTTTGATGAGAGCATATACtttgtcttgccctcattgaccacttaacccatcttcttcgcttccgtcgcaatgctcaaaaacactccactgacatcacgctttgatcttccaattatgtcaatatcatctgcgtatccgagtaattggatggacctttggaagattgtgcctccagtgttgacggttgagttttgcacaattctttccaaaacgatgttgaagaagtcacatgacagtgcatcgccttgtctaaaaccatttttgacatcaaatgaatcggttagatcttttccgaccttcatagagcagcgtgcattctccatcgtcattctgcacaaacggataagtttgacagggatgccaaaactagatattgctcggtagagctcttccctatatatgctgtcatacgcggctttaaaattgataaagagatggtgggtatcgatttgagctcctgggttttttccaaaatctgccTTAGTGTGAAAAtggtcaatagtggactttcctggactgaagccatactgataaggacctatcaggttgttgacgaacggcttcacacgttcacataatacggcagagaggatcttatacgcaatgttaagagactgatgcctctgtagttggcgcagtttagaggatttcctttcttatgtatcgggcacagtatgctgagattccactcatcgggcatgctttcttccgaccatattttgcagatcagttggtgcatgctccgtaccaagtcatcgcctgctgctttgaatagttcggcagcgatgccgtcagtttcagcagctttgtttgacttaagttcaGATATacctatcttcacttcgtcaaggtcgggtaagcggaattgttgatctgcgtcaccgaggttgagtggttctatctcccttacagtggaattcggttcgtcatcgccgttgtataatttggagaagtgatctttccatattctcagcatcgactgcggttctactacgatgttcccctgatcgtcttttcAGGCTTCGGTTCgcggctggtacccttggatgtttttttttactttttggtaaaatttacgaacctcattcctgttgtgacatccctctatctcctcgattgcgcgtttctcatgctctcttttttttccatctaagaagccggtgttcctctctcctcttctgctcgtagagctcgctagcagctctagtccttctgtgcagcgccgttttgtatgcctcttgtttcgctgcgtgcgcttgccgacattcgtcgtcaaacaagcggtttcgctgtggtggccgtgtgaaacctagcacttcagaggagacatctctgatggctgcaaggcaatgttgccactggttttcaatgcttaatgcaggaagcataggactgcttaagaggttattagagactcgatcggaaaaggacatggcagtctcttgcgattgtagccgtctaacgtcgaatcttttcacagtacttccgtgttttggcttggatcgggatatccgtagccgtaccttggctacaacgaggtagtagtccgagtcaatgttggcctctcggaatgaaAATgtgtgtcgatcgcaatgtggtcaatctggttgacggttgattgatcaggagattttcatgtccccttgtggatattgagatgcgtgaactgcgtactagctatgagcctgaatccgttttcggaggtggtgtcgtgcaggctgtatatctcccgattatgtcaccaaagatgtcttctctttccagcttggcattaaaatgtcctaagacaatttaaatgtcatagccagggcactgctcatatgtcttgtccaagagctcgaagaatatgtctttggtgtcttcatttttctcctctgttgggggcATGCTCGCATATTAGGCTTaagttggcgaatttagccttgatgcggattgtcgtgatgcgctcgctcatactgttgaaactcaagactttttgcctgagtctagttccaacagcAAATCCACACACAagtagacgctgtctttgttctcggtagcagtcgccgtagtaaacatcgcagtcttttagtttgcgtttgcccggtccatcccatcgcacttcttggatcgcggtaatatctgccttgcagcaattTAGGGCTTTcactaattgttcggctgcacgtggtctgttaagggacctaacattccacgtacatatccgaagttcgttgtccttatttcgtttgcgtgggttgtcaacagtgaatccgtccctataggaggcttgttggtgcttcgcccCGTCACCCCGACGGTACAATcaccaacctggagggccagatccttagtataactccaaggaaggtgAGCCGGATAAAACGCTCCTTACAGgactgggctccgaatatgtcaaagaagccctataaggtgttcactataagtagttcaaccttgctggaactgtagacgccaccgttgattccatctcgagaattcgtctgctgccgcctggataaggagaggtgccttagtggaaacacctctccccccctctctcgtttgctgccctaaaaactttccactggggttggaacctaatcttcagttgaggtactaggcacccgatgttcaccgctgggaggtgagagtaggagttgatagacagaggtgggttttgagaaaaacctgtggacgcttgtgtcctcttgaatgcacatgtctaccatttgaacatcctcgCATGATTTTGGCGACCAATAATTGGAAATGCCTTATCTTAAGCTCACGTAATTCTACATATAATTATTCACGAGAATGTGGATGGATAACACGTCCCCTAAATCAAAACAGCATAGTTTCGATCTAATGACTTCGTTTCCGGTCAGTCAACCCTTGTGtgaaatttctttatttatcaatttgaaaaactgttaaactaaaaaacattaaattacacTAAGAGGTCGATTAAGATactttcgaaaattaatttcttacttTGTTTTTGCAATTTCTATACATCtcctaatttttgtatgtattcgaattaataatttttttttatttgttcttacaGCAAAAAGACACCGATTTCGAATTTGATTACCAACTGGCATTTATTGAAACCGACACAAATATAGCTAAGAGAATGAAACACGAATGATTAAAATacttgattttttgttaaacccaaaacaatttgaaattgatatttgaactttataaaataaaataaagacatgaaaaataaattaggaccgattttgatttttttatgttCGATTggtaaattgttgttttttttaaatttcttcatatTTATAACTCATTCTTAAATTATCGTTATTAATTAATCTTCAGTTATTTTGTCACATCTCATAAACCAAAATCATATCTATCAGTCGAATACTTTATAAGTTTTTTGCCTCGATATTCAATCCTTTAAAGTTTAAACCGTccaaaaatagaagaatttttgtaaaattaatgaataaactTCGTGGACTtggaatttcaataaaaataaaaaaagaaaaaactacacAACGGAATGTTACttcaaaactaaatacaaaataaactaaatttttgtaaaatatttatgtatattttatttattatttatttatttctaaaaatgaaaaaaattaactacagGCCTTAAAAGTGCAACAAAACGAATTAATATAGtagatttataatatttatgttttttaaccaacagaaaatataatatcaagttatattaattaaaagtatAGAAAATGTTCattgcaacatttttaaagaaaatttccttatttataaattataaaaacaaaacaattaaaaatatgaaaaatggttgTTAAAAACTTGAGGAAATATATTTCCATACAAATTAATGATGaatgaaacataaaaaatatcaaaaataaaaaataaaccaaaaactattataatatttttatttagctagaaaacatattttcaaaacctgtCATTTTtataaggaattaaaaaaaaactactaaatgtCTAGTCTTGTAGAATTTTAAGCTAAatacttaattaaattttcaaaattttgtatttacatttatataaaaaaaaaatatagtttaatataagttttttttttaatttattttataaacaattgcTCAAGCACATATGATGGAAGAGAAGAAGTTGGAAAGTTTTCGTTaaggatcaaaaataaaaatgtaataaatggCAAAAGTATAGTTTTCGAAATAATTTGAtgtgtttatacaaaaaattcaacatttcaaaatttatcatAAAATCTACCTTAACGAAATCATACTTAAAGGTGAAAGTGAGAATCAAAGAACGCATATGCtcaaataatattattgtctgctcaaaaataaaacaaaaagaaactacgtatcaaaaatattttttacaaattgtacaaatctaaaaacactttaagattaaatttaatatttattattttatgtatttataataaTGTAATAGAATAGATTAtagatttatgtttatttattttttagttttatttaagaaatatttctgcacaatattgtttctttttcttttgtatggaaacattttaaactttaaaatcaaaactatcAAACTTGAAActaacttaaaaattaagaatcaaaaatgaaaaattaaaaaaaaaaacataacgtaaaaatgaaaatatacaacaaaattgtttgttgtttaagTTGATATAAATATAAGTATATGGTATATAcatctctttttgttttaataaagtgagtgtaaaagaaaattaaataaatggttGTATTtactaaatttctttttatttttcaaaaatggtttCTTTACAGAACTTGGTTTATAAATGTTGAAACCAAGCgttttcaatttcttatatatattgatctttgaataaaacaatagagtacttgaatgatttataaagaatttatttataacctCTTTGGAGGACAAGTATTTTAATAATGGCGAGCAAGACGGAAATTTAGTCTTTTTTGAGCCATGTGGTTTTTAGGTTTGACGTTATataatttgacttttatttatatttcgataACTCAGTGGCTATGTAAAAGTACAAGTACACAAAGAATATAAAATGAGCTTAGTGTACAATTatggttaaaattttataaatcaacattattttctaaaataggcTGAACATTCTCCCCGTCTTGAAGGACTAAAGGTGCTTCAACAACTGAAGATGCCTCAGCGTCCGAAGGTGCTTCAACGACCGGTAGTCGACAGAGATTAGCAACTgctcttttaaaaattccagtGGCAGTTTTCAAAGTAACCACTCGAACGATGTGATCGGTACCAGGATGCAATTCCATGACTCTACCAAGCTTCCATTTCAACGGAGGAAGGTTATCATCTCTTATTATGACAATGTGATTTAATTAAAGGccaataaatttatttcttttccattGATTCCGCTGTTGCAAAGTGTGGAGGTATTCATTCTTCCATCGGTGTCAAAATTGTTGCATAAGCCATTGCACTCGCTGCCAACGATTTAGATAGGATAAATTTTTATCGCACAGATCTGGCTCAGGAATTGCAATAAGTGAAGAACCTGTTAAAAAATGGCCTGGGGTTAAAGGTTTAAGGTCATTGGGATCTTCAGAGAGAGGGGAAAGAGGACGGGAATTAAGAATGCACTCTATCTGGATAATAAGAGTATTAAGCTCTTCATATGTCAAAGCCGCTAGATGTAAAATTCGTTTCATATGATGTTTTGCAGATTTTACGCCTGCCTCCCAAATACCACCAAAATGTGGGGATCTAGGAGAAATGTACTTCCATTCGATGCCCTCGTCTAAGCAAGTTTTCATAATTTCGGATTTAGACTGTTGATCTTGAAACATCTTATAAAGCGCCCTGAGCTCGTTACGTGCCCCAATATAATTTGTAGCATTATCACTATATATGATACGGCAAAGGCCTCTCCTGCTAATGAAGCGCCGCAAAGCACCCAAGAACGAAGAAGTAGTGAGATCTCCAACTAGTTCAAGATGAACAGCTTTGCTAACAAGGCATACAAATACCGCTACATCTACTTTCACGGCCGCTGTCCCACGACGCCGAGAGTGAACCATAAAAGGTCCGCAAAAGTCTGTTCCTACATTTGTAAAAGGACGTGAGGGCATCACACGATACTCTGGTAGATTTCCCATTTGCGGATGCTCAAAACGTGGACGTGCTCTAGCGCATAATATACGTCGTCTGATAACTCGTCGTATAAGAGGCTTCACATGCACAGACCAATATTGTTCACGAACGATTGACAGCAATCCTTGTTCTCCTACATGatgatattttatatgaatatcTCTTATCAAAGCCTTTGTAAACGCGTGATTATTTGGAAGAAGTGCTGGATGTTTATGCTTATACCCAACATCAGCGTTATTTATCCTTCCACCAACTCTAAGTATTCCCTTTTCATCAATGAATGGATTGAGGGAGCAAATGCTTGATTTGggagaaattgatttttttttgtttcaaaagtaaGATATCGGATCCATAGTTCGATTGCTGTATCATCTTTATAAGACAATGAAGAGCGTTCTCCATTTCCTCCAATGTAAATGGCCCACCTACTCTTTCCTTTTTTCTATATAACGCTAAAGAGTTGTGGAAAAATCTTAGAATATAAGCAACTATTCTGAGTGTTCTCTGATGATTAttgttgaatttcaaattaatcacAAAATCGGTATCTTCTTGTAATGAAAAGGTATGTTTTGTAGGCCTGCGCTCAAGAAGGTTTTCATCAATTGTATCTACAGACTTCGCATTAGGCCAATGTTCGTCAGAAAGGTATACAAATTCTGGACCATGAAACCATAACTTTGAGTTCATCAATTCACAAGGAAATGCTCCTCTCGAAACAATGTCAGCCGGATTTTGTTTGGTGCTTACATGACGCCATTGATCTATGGATGAAAGATTTTGTATTGTTGCAACTCTGTTTGCGACGAAAGTTTGCCAATGATGTGATTCTGAAGACAACCATGCGATATGCGATGACTATACTGGAGTCTGTCCAATAATACACCCTTTCAAATTTATCTTGGAAGATATGACGAATCCTTTTTACCAATTGTACCATCAACTGCGCAGCACATAATTCAAGTCGTGGAAGACAAACGTTCCTTACAGGTGCTACTTTAGACTTAGCGCACAAAAGTCGTACCGAAACCTTTCTATTGGACAGAATAGAACGCATATAAATACAGGTTCCGTGTGCCTTCTCGGAGCTATCAGAAAAGGCGTGTAATTCTACTTTATCAACGTTACCCCACATAGCCTGTCTTTCAATTGATATTTTATCCAAATTTGATAATGCCATTCTAAATTGTAGCCACATCTGATGCAGTGATTGTGGAAGAGCTTCATCCCAGTTAAAAATTCAGCTTCCAAAgcctttgtaaaaaaatctttgCCAATACAGTAACAGGATTTATAAGTCCTAAAGGGTCATATAAACGTGCTATATCAGCTAACACAGTGCGTTTAGTAATATGCTTATTTTCACCGGCATTGaccttgtaaaaaaaagtatcatcCTTTGGGTCCCGCACTACACCGAGTGTCTTGATGACATCattgtttttaagttgaaaaaattgttcCTTTTCTTCATGTGGTATATCTTGTAGCAAGCTATCATTATTAGAACACCATTTTTTTTAGCGTTAATCCACCACGTTCCAATAT
It encodes:
- the LOC129939519 gene encoding uncharacterized protein LOC129939519, which codes for MALSNLDKISIERQAMWGNVDKVELHAFSDSSEKAHGTCIYMRSILSNRKVSVRLLCAKSKVAPVRNVCLPRLELCAAQLMVQLINGVIICSLNPFIDEKGILRVGGRINNADVGYKHKHPALLPNNHAFTKALIRDIHIKYHHVGEQGLLSIVREQYWSVHVKPLIRRVIRRRILCARARPRFEHPQMGNLPEYRVMPSRPFTNVGTDFCGPFMVHSRRRGTAAVKVDVAVFVCLVSKAVHLELVGDLTTSSFLGALRRFISRRGLCRIIYSDNATNYIGARNELRALYKMFQDQQSKSEIMKTCLDEGIEWKYISPRSPHFGGIWEAGVKSAKHHMKRILHLAALTYEELNTLIIQIECILNSRPLSPLSEDPNDLKPLTPGHFLTGSSLIAIPEPDLDDNLPPLKWKLGRVMELHPGTDHIVRVVTLKTATGIFKRAVANLCRLPVVEAPSDAEASSVVEAPLVLQDGENVQPILENNVDL